The genomic DNA ATCGTCCAGATAGCACATTCGCGAAATCGCTTCTGAAAGGCGGTCTAAAGTAATGGAGAATCGTAGTAAATTACTTGAAGTAAAAAACTTGAAACAGCACTTTAATATTGGTCGTGGCCGTGTCGTTAAAGCGGTTGACGGTTTGTCATTCGATATCTACGAAGGGGAAGTTCTTGGTCTCGTTGGAGAGTCAGGTTGTGGAAAATCGACAACGGGGCGTTCCATCATCGGTTTATACGATGCGACGGACGGAGAAGTCCTTTTCAAAGGTGAAAATGTTCATGCTAAAAAATCGCGTAAAGAGAAATTGAAATTCAACCGTTCGATGCAAATGATTTTCCAAGATCCATATGCATCATTAAATCCACGGATGACAGTCGGAGATATCATCGCGGAAGGAATTGATATTCATGGTCTTGCCAAGTCGAAAGACGAGCGAAACGACCGTGTGTATGATCTTCTTGAAACGGTCGGTTTGACGAAAGAACACGCAAGCCGTTATCCGCATGAATTCTCAGGTGGACAACGTCAACGGATCGGGATTGCCCGTGCGTTAGCCGTTGAACCAGACTTCATCATTGCCGATGAGCCAATCTCTGCACTAGATGTATCGATTCAAGCACAGGTTGTCAACTTGATGAAGAAGTTGCAACGTGATCGCAGTCTGACATATCTGTTCATTGCCCACGATCTATCAATGGTCAAATATATCTCAGATCGTATCGGAGTCATGTATCAAGGTCACCTCGTAGAATTATGTGACGCGGATCGTCTTTATGAAAATCCGGTCCATGCTTATACGAAATCCTTGTTATCAGCGATTCCACTTCCGGACCCGGAGCATGAGCGGACACGTAAGCGGATCATTTATGATCGGCCGACAGGCGGAGCGGTTGGGAAATCGAATGAAGATTCGAGTATCCCGCCATTACGCGAAATCGAGCCGGGTCATTACGTCTCAATGACAGATGCAGAACTCGAAGCATATCAAGCACAACTTGTCTAATCAAACCAAACTAAAAGGCATTCCTGAATCAATTCGGGAATGCCTTTTTTTAATTTTCGGAAGCAATACGAGGAAGGTTGTTGAAGCGGTGGACAACCGAATCAAGAGCATGCAGACGCTTGATGGCTTCTTCGAATGGAATCTTCTCATAATGATGAAGACCACCCGGTTGTTCTTCGAGCGTATCTGCATCGTGCACCAATTGTTGCAACGGAGTACGGTTGATCGTACCAGGCGGTAAATAAGAATCTGTATGCAGAAGAACCGCTAAGGCGATTTCTTTTGCACGCTCTGGCTCTTCGCCAAGACGAATCAACAGTTTATGTGCCCGTTCTGCCCCTTTAATCGCATGGATATCATTCTGACGGTAGAGATCATAATTCCAGGTGCCGTCCGTATACCATTCGTAATGACCTATATCATGAAGCAAGGCAGCTTTCGTCGCCGTATCTGCATCAAGGCCACGTTGCGTGGCGAGTGTCAAAGCCTGTTCCGCTACAGAAATGGCATGATTCAAGCCGGATCGTTCTAGATATTTTTGAGCAATCGGATGCTCAATGATTGTAACGAGAGTAACTGCCATAAGAAAATAACTCCTTTCACGAGTAAGTATTTCTATACACTTTACGTGAAGTTGAAGACAATTGCAACTATTTCCTGAAGTCGAATCGACAATCTCACATAATTAATTGTCTGAAGTAGGAATAGAAATCTGGTAAACGTGGTATACTAAGTAATATAGAAGATGATAATTTAGCTTTCGTTGGTTAACTGTTCTTTTTTCGGACCGAGTGAGGTGTCGGAGTATGAAAGAACGTGATAAGAAGAAAAAGTTGAAAAAACGCCTTTTGCGGGACATTTTCGAAAAAAAATTAAAAGAGATTAAACTCCCGAAAGCAAAAGAGACGATTTCTCAACCCTTTGATCACACACCAGCTTGCTGAAGCCACCTGGTGGCTCTGGCAAGTTTTTTTACGAAAAGTTCTTTCATCTCAAAACATATTGGGTTTTATTTCAGTTGAAATCAATGTAAACTATCAAGTAATAGAATCATCAGCTGCTGTGTAATACATTTACGCAGGAGAAATGATGTGAAATCAGGGGGAGGATGTTTTTCAATGGTAACACTCTATACTTCACCAAGCTGTACTTCTTGTCGTAAAGCGCGCGCATGGCTTGAAGAACATGAAATCCCATTTGTGGAACGCAATATTTTCTCAGAACCATTATCGCTTGATGAAATTAAACAGATCCTTCGTATGACAGAAGACGGAACGGATGAAATCATTTCGACCCGTTCAAAAGTCTTTTCAAAATTAGATGTATCGGTTGAAAATCTATCATTACAACACTTGTATGATTTAATTCAAGAATATCCAGGATTGTTGCGCCGTCCGATTTTGATTGATGAAAAGCGTCTACAAGTTGGATACAATGAAGATGAAATCCGCCGATTTTTACCACGTAAAGTTCGTACTTTCCAATTATTAGAAGCACAGCGCCTTGTCAACGAATAATATACACCGAGCACGCTGCTTTCTGAGCAGTGTGCTTTTTGTTACCGCCTAAAAAGGTTAAAATAGAGATAACAAAGGAATATACCTTATATGTTTAATGATTCTTTTGAATCTATGTGAAGTGCTCGTTCGTATACTAGATAAGAGCGAGAGGAAAGGAGTGGACATATTGAAAATCGAACGCGTCAATGACAACACCGTCAAGTTCTTCATTACGTACACGGACATCGAACGCCGCGGCTTCGCCCGAGACGAGATTTGGTACAACCGTGAGCGTGGAGAACAGCTATTCTGGCAGATGATGGATGAAGCGAATGAAAAAGAGTCCATCTCCTTCGAAGGTCCACTATGGATACAAGTACAGGCATTTGAAAAAGGTTTAGAAGTCACCGTTACAATCGCTAAAACAACGATTGACGGAGAGCAAGTTGACGAAGATGAGTTGGATTCGTTACTTCGTTCCGCGATGTCTGATGCGGAAGAAAAAGAAACGGAACTCAGTCAAGATGTCTTATTTGAAACAATAGATTTCGAGCATATCATTGCCCTTAGCCAATATGCAGAAGCACCGATCTTCGAAGAAGTAAAGACCGCGCTTTATCAAAAAGATGGACTCTACCTGTTGCATCTTCATTTCAAAGATGAGACTGAAGTGGAAGAGCAGGAAAATGTGATGAGCCTGATTGCAGAGTACTTGAACTTTAGTGAACAGACGATTCATCCTGTAGCTGAGTACGGAAAAATAATCGTGCCTGACAACGTCTTTACGTTTATCCGGAAACAGTTTCCGAATTAACTGATGTATCGAACGATATAACCGAAAAGGACTGCTCCAATTTGTTTGGAAGCAGTCCTTTGTTGTGTAGAAGAATCAAGTGAGGGTGTACCCGCCATCGACGACCAATGTTTGTCCGTTGATGTAGCTCGCTTTATCGGATAATAAAAAGCAGACGACTTCTGCAATTTCAGACGGTTGAGCTGCTTCACCACGTAAATGATGTTTCATCGCTAAATCAAACTTATCTTTTCCGCCATATAAAGAATGACTCAACTTCGTATCGACAGGACCGGGACAAATAGCATTAAAACGATATTTTCCGTGAAAC from Exiguobacterium sibiricum 7-3 includes the following:
- a CDS encoding ABC transporter ATP-binding protein, with protein sequence MENRSKLLEVKNLKQHFNIGRGRVVKAVDGLSFDIYEGEVLGLVGESGCGKSTTGRSIIGLYDATDGEVLFKGENVHAKKSRKEKLKFNRSMQMIFQDPYASLNPRMTVGDIIAEGIDIHGLAKSKDERNDRVYDLLETVGLTKEHASRYPHEFSGGQRQRIGIARALAVEPDFIIADEPISALDVSIQAQVVNLMKKLQRDRSLTYLFIAHDLSMVKYISDRIGVMYQGHLVELCDADRLYENPVHAYTKSLLSAIPLPDPEHERTRKRIIYDRPTGGAVGKSNEDSSIPPLREIEPGHYVSMTDAELEAYQAQLV
- a CDS encoding HD domain-containing protein, which produces MAVTLVTIIEHPIAQKYLERSGLNHAISVAEQALTLATQRGLDADTATKAALLHDIGHYEWYTDGTWNYDLYRQNDIHAIKGAERAHKLLIRLGEEPERAKEIALAVLLHTDSYLPPGTINRTPLQQLVHDADTLEEQPGGLHHYEKIPFEEAIKRLHALDSVVHRFNNLPRIASEN
- the spxA gene encoding transcriptional regulator SpxA translates to MVTLYTSPSCTSCRKARAWLEEHEIPFVERNIFSEPLSLDEIKQILRMTEDGTDEIISTRSKVFSKLDVSVENLSLQHLYDLIQEYPGLLRRPILIDEKRLQVGYNEDEIRRFLPRKVRTFQLLEAQRLVNE
- the mecA gene encoding adaptor protein MecA, with translation MKIERVNDNTVKFFITYTDIERRGFARDEIWYNRERGEQLFWQMMDEANEKESISFEGPLWIQVQAFEKGLEVTVTIAKTTIDGEQVDEDELDSLLRSAMSDAEEKETELSQDVLFETIDFEHIIALSQYAEAPIFEEVKTALYQKDGLYLLHLHFKDETEVEEQENVMSLIAEYLNFSEQTIHPVAEYGKIIVPDNVFTFIRKQFPN